A stretch of Mucilaginibacter terrae DNA encodes these proteins:
- a CDS encoding aldo/keto reductase gives MQTIKLNNGVEMPLVGLGVFQIPDLNECEQTVLTAIKAGYRLIDTASLYQNESAVGNAIKKSGVPREELFITTKLWVQDAGYERTKIAFERSLRELQLEYVDLYLLHQSMGDYYGSWRAMEELYRDGKIRAIGISNFFPDRVVDLIAHNEIVPAVNQIEINPFYQRPAEHELLKKNNIVTQSWASFAEGKNEIFSNEVLTAIGRKYGKSVAQVTLRWLVQQGIGVIPKSIREERMIENFNIWDFELTQEDFEAIAKLDTGKSVFFDHRDPETAEWLTKLTF, from the coding sequence ATGCAAACAATTAAATTGAACAATGGCGTCGAGATGCCGCTTGTAGGATTAGGGGTATTCCAGATACCGGACCTCAATGAGTGTGAACAAACCGTTTTGACCGCCATCAAAGCGGGCTACCGCCTGATAGACACGGCCTCATTATACCAAAATGAATCAGCTGTAGGCAATGCCATCAAGAAAAGCGGCGTACCGCGCGAAGAACTCTTTATTACTACCAAACTATGGGTGCAGGACGCCGGCTATGAGAGAACTAAAATAGCTTTCGAAAGATCGCTCCGGGAGTTACAGTTGGAATACGTTGACCTTTACCTGCTACACCAGTCGATGGGAGATTATTACGGTTCATGGCGCGCGATGGAGGAACTGTACCGCGATGGCAAGATCCGCGCTATCGGGATCAGCAACTTCTTCCCCGACCGGGTGGTTGACCTGATCGCCCACAACGAGATCGTCCCCGCCGTGAACCAGATCGAGATCAATCCCTTTTACCAGCGACCTGCCGAGCACGAACTGTTGAAGAAAAATAACATCGTAACACAGTCCTGGGCATCTTTTGCGGAAGGGAAGAACGAAATTTTCAGCAACGAGGTGCTGACTGCTATCGGTCGTAAATATGGTAAGTCGGTAGCACAGGTGACCCTGCGCTGGTTGGTCCAGCAGGGGATTGGCGTGATCCCAAAATCGATCCGCGAAGAACGCATGATCGAGAATTTTAACATATGGGATTTTGAGCTTACCCAGGAAGATTTCGAGGCCATAGCAAAGCTGGATACCGGCAAAAGTGTGTTCTTTGATCACCGCGATCCGGAAACGGCTGAATGGCTGACCAAACTGACCTTCTGA
- a CDS encoding helix-turn-helix domain-containing protein: protein MNDTFRSVPILSIGEINSSSGKNTLGNEFHVTRSSELSGIPKYEKPVKGDHFVFLLALEGKTNMTYSLLDYEIVKNDLFILSPGVIHQFHTEKDGELIGAGFTKDFFSGSLIHKKHSEVFNILFTDNDPHFKLSAAEAETLHQLMLMLRNCHSDKEHAFQDDVMFHAFNLFMLEAAAIFKKHRCDAVSRFTRKEELLMCFLKLLSEHFYTQRSVQFYADKIFVTPKHLSRAIKEVTGKTVGQLIDEMVIAEARILLDAPSLTIGDVADRLNFSNQFFFSKFFKNHTGISPSHFKMNGAC from the coding sequence ATGAATGATACTTTCAGATCAGTACCGATCCTATCAATTGGCGAGATCAATAGTTCCTCAGGGAAGAATACGCTCGGCAATGAGTTCCATGTGACAAGGAGCAGTGAGTTGTCCGGTATCCCAAAATATGAAAAGCCGGTAAAGGGGGACCATTTTGTTTTCCTGCTTGCGCTTGAGGGGAAAACCAACATGACCTACAGTTTATTGGATTATGAGATCGTAAAGAACGACCTGTTCATTCTTTCACCGGGAGTGATCCATCAGTTTCATACCGAAAAGGACGGCGAACTGATCGGGGCCGGTTTCACCAAAGACTTTTTCTCCGGGTCTCTGATCCATAAAAAACACTCAGAAGTATTCAACATCCTGTTCACTGACAATGATCCTCATTTCAAGTTAAGTGCCGCTGAAGCGGAAACTTTACATCAACTGATGTTAATGCTAAGGAACTGTCATTCGGATAAGGAACATGCTTTTCAGGATGATGTCATGTTCCATGCCTTTAACCTTTTCATGCTGGAAGCGGCGGCTATCTTTAAAAAGCATCGTTGTGATGCGGTTTCAAGGTTTACCCGAAAGGAGGAATTATTGATGTGTTTTCTTAAATTGCTCTCCGAACATTTTTATACCCAGCGAAGTGTTCAGTTCTATGCTGATAAGATCTTCGTTACACCAAAGCATCTATCAAGAGCGATAAAGGAGGTCACCGGAAAAACTGTCGGTCAGCTGATCGATGAGATGGTAATTGCGGAAGCCAGGATCTTACTGGATGCGCCGTCACTGACGATCGGTGATGTGGCCGATCGCTTAAATTTCAGCAACCAGTTCTTCTTCAGTAAATTTTTTAAGAACCATACCGGTATATCACCTTCACACTTCAAAATGAATGGTGCTTGCTAA
- a CDS encoding LytR/AlgR family response regulator transcription factor produces MIDCVIIDDEQHAIDLLLEHISQVHFLRVVGTATHPVKGLQMITDLKPGLVFLDVQMPHLTGIEMLKLISKDSHIIMTTAYKEYALEGFEHAVVDYLLKPVPFLRFLKAVNRLWTIHNNNKPVAEQDHYVFVKTEQKGKLLKIDSRRINYIEGLSNYAIIHMDDQKKIITYLKLKELSEHLSARGFVRIHKSFIISLSHLTAVEGNMVRILNEERPLSIGDAYKKEFLEFINTKMLTAPPDHTTN; encoded by the coding sequence ATGATAGACTGCGTAATAATAGATGATGAACAGCATGCGATAGACCTGCTGCTCGAGCATATCAGCCAGGTACATTTTCTGCGGGTCGTGGGTACAGCTACCCATCCGGTAAAGGGACTGCAGATGATCACCGACCTCAAACCCGGACTGGTGTTCCTCGATGTGCAGATGCCGCATCTGACCGGCATTGAGATGCTGAAGCTGATCAGCAAAGACAGCCATATCATCATGACCACGGCCTATAAAGAATATGCGCTGGAAGGGTTTGAACATGCGGTAGTGGATTACCTGCTGAAGCCGGTCCCGTTCCTGCGTTTTCTGAAAGCGGTCAACCGTTTGTGGACGATCCACAACAATAATAAGCCGGTTGCCGAGCAGGACCATTATGTATTCGTCAAAACGGAACAAAAGGGAAAACTTCTGAAGATCGACTCGCGGAGGATCAATTATATCGAAGGATTGAGTAACTATGCGATCATACATATGGATGATCAGAAAAAGATCATCACTTACCTCAAGCTGAAAGAGCTTTCGGAACATTTATCTGCGAGAGGTTTTGTGCGCATCCATAAGTCTTTCATTATTTCACTCAGTCATCTGACGGCAGTAGAGGGCAATATGGTCAGGATCCTGAATGAAGAGCGACCCCTATCGATCGGCGACGCTTATAAAAAAGAATTTTTGGAGTTCATTAACACCAAAATGCTTACGGCACCCCCTGATCATACGACCAACTGA
- a CDS encoding ArsR/SmtB family transcription factor, giving the protein MKLLEVIKSLSNQTRLDILTWLKDPFAYFPADELTDFKPELGVCVSDIAKKAKMSVPTVSVYLKNMSAADLLVATRKDQWTYYKRNEKMIQELAQVIRDTL; this is encoded by the coding sequence GTGAAATTACTGGAAGTGATCAAATCATTGTCGAATCAAACCCGTTTGGATATCCTCACCTGGTTGAAAGATCCCTTCGCTTATTTTCCGGCCGATGAGTTAACTGACTTTAAGCCGGAATTAGGGGTTTGTGTCTCTGATATAGCTAAAAAGGCAAAAATGTCTGTACCTACGGTCTCCGTATATCTAAAGAACATGTCGGCAGCTGATCTTTTGGTGGCAACAAGAAAAGATCAGTGGACCTACTATAAACGCAATGAAAAAATGATCCAGGAACTGGCTCAGGTGATCAGGGATACTTTATAA
- a CDS encoding zinc-dependent alcohol dehydrogenase family protein, protein MKAAVLNEFGSTEKFEIVEVPTPKPGVDEVLVKVMATSVNPLDFQVRRGDYRNELQLPVITGHDVSGVITEVGPGVKNFKIGDEVYYTPEIFYGNGSYAEYHVAKETIIGRKPKNVSHLEAATFPLAAGTAWEMLFTRAQLKTDQTILIHGGAGGVGIPTIQLAKSIGAIVYTTARTVHHEFLKSLGADHVIDYEREDYIDAILKLTANKGVDVVIDTIGGNTLSDSGKILAQMGHVVTLVDIERPQNLIHAWGKNATYHFVFTRQSRNKLDELTKLIETGTLKPVLNKVFPLAEIGKAHNLLEFRDSDPNFYGKIGIQIGN, encoded by the coding sequence ATGAAAGCAGCAGTGCTTAACGAGTTCGGCTCGACAGAAAAATTTGAAATAGTTGAAGTGCCAACCCCGAAACCAGGGGTTGATGAAGTATTGGTAAAAGTGATGGCAACATCTGTCAATCCACTGGACTTTCAGGTCCGGCGGGGAGATTACAGGAATGAACTGCAACTGCCGGTCATCACCGGGCATGACGTGTCGGGTGTGATCACGGAGGTCGGCCCCGGCGTAAAAAATTTTAAAATAGGCGATGAAGTTTATTATACACCGGAGATATTCTACGGGAACGGAAGTTATGCGGAATATCATGTTGCCAAAGAAACTATCATCGGAAGGAAACCGAAAAACGTAAGCCACCTGGAAGCGGCTACGTTTCCTTTAGCAGCCGGCACGGCCTGGGAAATGCTTTTTACGCGGGCTCAGCTTAAGACCGATCAAACAATATTGATACATGGCGGCGCAGGCGGCGTTGGGATACCAACCATTCAATTGGCTAAGTCTATTGGTGCCATAGTTTACACAACGGCCAGAACCGTACACCATGAGTTTCTTAAAAGCCTTGGCGCGGATCATGTCATCGACTATGAACGAGAAGATTATATCGACGCTATCCTGAAGCTGACCGCAAATAAAGGCGTAGATGTGGTGATAGATACTATAGGCGGTAACACCCTATCCGACAGTGGTAAGATCCTGGCTCAGATGGGACACGTGGTCACTTTGGTCGATATTGAAAGACCGCAGAACCTGATCCACGCCTGGGGCAAAAATGCCACCTATCATTTTGTGTTCACCAGGCAAAGCAGGAACAAACTGGACGAACTCACCAAACTGATTGAGACCGGAACGCTGAAACCTGTTTTAAACAAAGTCTTCCCTTTGGCTGAGATCGGAAAAGCGCATAACCTGCTTGAATTCAGAGACAGCGACCCGAACTTTTACGGTAAAATAGGTATCCAGATAGGTAACTGA
- a CDS encoding aldo/keto reductase, giving the protein MEKIRLSNDAVMPMLGLGVYQLTDPQECERAVINAIDAGYRLIDTASAYGNEKAVGQAIKNSGINRNELFITTKVWVSDAGYGSTKNAIERSLQRLDVDYIDLYLVHQAVGDYYGSWRAMSESNKNGTIRTLGVSNFFPDRIADLIAHHEIKPAVNQIEVHPFYQRAHEHQFLQRNDVQVQSWASFAEGRNDLFLNDLLAGIGRRYNKSVAQVTLRWLIQRGIAVIPRSARKERIKENAAIWDFSLTAEEMSAIATLDRKVSAFFDHRDPGIIAKWVDRKF; this is encoded by the coding sequence ATGGAAAAGATCAGATTAAGTAACGACGCAGTAATGCCCATGCTGGGGTTAGGGGTATACCAGTTGACAGACCCGCAGGAATGTGAACGGGCGGTCATCAACGCCATTGATGCGGGTTACCGGCTAATAGACACAGCGTCTGCTTATGGCAATGAAAAGGCTGTGGGCCAAGCGATCAAAAATAGCGGCATCAACCGGAACGAGCTCTTCATTACCACAAAGGTCTGGGTCTCGGATGCTGGCTACGGATCAACGAAAAATGCGATCGAAAGATCACTACAGCGACTGGATGTTGATTACATCGACTTGTACCTGGTTCACCAGGCGGTGGGAGACTATTACGGATCCTGGCGGGCAATGAGTGAATCAAATAAAAATGGCACGATCAGAACGCTTGGCGTCAGTAATTTCTTTCCGGACCGGATCGCCGACCTGATCGCACACCATGAGATCAAACCAGCGGTCAATCAGATAGAGGTTCATCCTTTCTATCAACGTGCGCATGAACATCAGTTCCTGCAGCGGAACGATGTGCAGGTGCAATCATGGGCATCATTCGCGGAAGGCAGAAATGATCTGTTCCTTAACGATCTGCTGGCTGGAATAGGAAGACGATACAATAAGTCGGTTGCGCAAGTGACGCTGCGCTGGCTTATCCAGCGTGGCATCGCTGTTATTCCAAGATCGGCCCGAAAAGAACGGATCAAAGAGAATGCAGCAATATGGGATTTCAGCCTTACTGCGGAAGAAATGAGTGCAATCGCCACCCTGGACCGGAAGGTAAGTGCCTTTTTTGACCACCGGGACCCGGGGATCATTGCGAAATGGGTAGATCGAAAATTCTGA
- a CDS encoding aldo/keto reductase: MRTNTLGELKVGRIGLGTMGMSAYYTMGEQNEKEALRTIHRAIELGVNLIDTAEVYGPFTNEILLGKALQGRRDQVVLATKFGLISHADGGSNTINSKPGNIRKAVEGSLRRLNTDHIDLYYQHRVDPNTPIEDTVGLLSDLVREGKIRYIGLSEAGAETIRRAHAVHPITALQSEYSLWVRDPEREILPVLRELNIVLVAYSPLGRGFFTGKIRSRDQIATDDFRRNNPRFRGENFNQNLELLKEVEAVAEDANATPGQVALAWLLAQGSDIVPIPGTKQVQRLEENVHADHIELSKVQIAALDHLRPAAGERYEEMHMSWIEK; encoded by the coding sequence ATGAGAACAAACACACTGGGAGAACTTAAAGTTGGTCGCATAGGCCTGGGCACCATGGGTATGTCTGCCTATTACACCATGGGCGAACAGAACGAAAAAGAGGCTCTCCGGACCATTCACCGGGCGATCGAACTAGGCGTGAACCTGATTGATACCGCAGAGGTCTACGGACCGTTTACCAATGAGATACTCCTTGGTAAAGCTTTGCAAGGAAGAAGGGACCAGGTAGTGCTTGCCACTAAATTCGGACTGATCTCCCACGCTGACGGCGGATCTAATACCATAAACAGTAAGCCCGGGAACATCCGCAAGGCAGTAGAGGGATCGCTCAGAAGACTGAACACCGATCATATTGACCTGTACTACCAGCACCGCGTTGACCCCAACACTCCTATAGAAGATACGGTCGGCCTGCTATCCGACCTGGTCAGGGAAGGTAAGATACGTTATATCGGTCTGTCAGAAGCTGGCGCGGAAACTATACGGAGAGCGCACGCTGTTCATCCGATCACCGCGCTTCAGAGTGAATATTCCCTTTGGGTGCGGGATCCGGAACGGGAAATATTACCTGTCTTGCGGGAACTGAATATCGTTTTGGTTGCCTACTCACCTTTAGGCCGCGGCTTTTTTACAGGAAAGATCAGGTCGCGTGACCAGATAGCGACTGATGATTTCCGCAGAAATAACCCCAGGTTCAGAGGAGAGAACTTTAACCAGAACCTTGAACTATTGAAGGAAGTGGAAGCCGTGGCAGAAGACGCCAATGCTACACCAGGCCAGGTGGCATTGGCATGGCTGCTCGCACAGGGGAGCGATATCGTTCCGATACCAGGGACCAAACAAGTGCAACGATTGGAAGAAAATGTTCATGCAGACCACATCGAACTTTCTAAAGTTCAAATTGCTGCGCTGGATCACCTCCGTCCGGCCGCCGGGGAAAGATATGAGGAGATGCACATGTCCTGGATCGAAAAGTAA
- a CDS encoding TetR/AcrR family transcriptional regulator — MPRNKEFDFDEKLVTARDLFWKKGYNATTMNDLVDHMQINRSSLYLAYGSKHDLFLKALANYIRQKDQQYTKAAKKSEKPLEAIREIIYSVLASAVEDTNCLFTNSVFELGTTDHEVAAMLKKQTLKAVTLFEQLLLQAKKDGSLRSAKEPRALANFLVSGLVSIYNTQILFSDAELTRQTAEILVGAIDQ, encoded by the coding sequence ATGCCGAGAAATAAGGAATTTGATTTTGACGAAAAACTGGTGACAGCCCGCGATCTTTTTTGGAAAAAGGGCTATAACGCAACGACGATGAATGACCTGGTTGATCATATGCAGATCAACCGGAGCAGTCTGTATCTTGCCTACGGTAGCAAGCACGATCTTTTTTTAAAGGCCCTGGCGAACTACATCCGGCAAAAGGATCAACAGTATACTAAGGCTGCCAAAAAAAGTGAAAAACCTTTGGAGGCTATCCGTGAGATCATCTATTCGGTGCTCGCCTCTGCGGTCGAAGATACCAACTGCCTGTTCACCAATTCGGTATTTGAATTGGGCACCACCGATCATGAAGTCGCAGCCATGCTTAAAAAGCAGACCTTGAAAGCGGTCACTCTGTTCGAGCAACTGTTATTACAGGCAAAAAAGGACGGATCACTACGGTCCGCTAAGGAGCCGCGTGCATTGGCCAACTTTTTAGTATCCGGACTGGTCTCGATCTACAACACGCAGATCCTATTTTCAGATGCAGAGTTAACGAGACAGACCGCTGAAATTTTGGTAGGTGCTATAGACCAATAA
- a CDS encoding sensor histidine kinase, which translates to MLSYLVTPERTLRNFAGQNGLALGILSFVAESVITLYILIFVVILPTMHGHRSRRDALLITVSLFAVKFCVNYGDYLYGSKNGNAAASKLSEDSLGWILLISYLFTLVSGLSVALLVEWVNKSKERIMLEKQRSEAELMALKHQINPHFLFNSLSFIYGKVIRTDKETADSVLMLANIMRYALGTSESVDGKVNIMDELEHLKNVIEINQRRHNHALNIRYEEQIDDQSISILPLVLITLVENAFKHGDLHDAEHPLRILISTTVNELDFCIENKKGKGIRELSNGVGLQNIRQQLKLTYDDRSSFMIRETGEYFRVNLKVKFTV; encoded by the coding sequence ATGCTGTCCTATCTGGTCACCCCGGAGAGAACGCTGCGAAATTTCGCAGGCCAGAACGGGCTTGCCCTGGGCATCCTGAGCTTTGTCGCAGAGTCGGTCATCACCCTTTATATACTGATCTTCGTGGTGATCCTTCCCACAATGCACGGGCACCGCAGCCGGAGAGATGCTTTGCTGATCACGGTGAGCCTGTTCGCTGTAAAGTTCTGTGTCAACTACGGTGACTATCTGTATGGAAGTAAGAACGGCAACGCGGCCGCCAGCAAGTTGTCCGAAGACTCGTTAGGCTGGATACTGTTGATCTCCTATCTTTTTACGCTGGTCAGCGGTCTTTCGGTGGCGCTGCTGGTGGAATGGGTAAACAAAAGTAAGGAGCGCATCATGCTCGAAAAGCAAAGGTCCGAAGCAGAACTGATGGCATTGAAACACCAGATCAATCCGCATTTCCTGTTCAACTCGTTAAGTTTCATTTACGGGAAGGTGATCAGGACGGACAAAGAAACAGCGGACTCCGTGCTGATGCTGGCCAATATCATGCGCTATGCATTAGGAACGAGTGAAAGTGTAGATGGCAAAGTCAATATCATGGATGAACTGGAGCATCTCAAAAATGTGATCGAGATCAACCAGCGCCGTCACAACCATGCTTTGAATATCCGTTATGAAGAACAGATCGATGACCAGTCCATTAGTATCCTGCCGCTGGTACTGATCACGCTGGTCGAGAATGCTTTCAAACACGGTGACCTACATGACGCGGAACATCCGCTGCGTATCCTGATCAGTACCACGGTGAACGAGCTTGACTTCTGTATTGAAAACAAGAAAGGTAAAGGGATCCGGGAACTGTCCAATGGTGTCGGGCTGCAGAATATCCGGCAGCAATTGAAGCTGACGTATGATGACCGCTCCTCATTCATGATCCGGGAGACTGGTGAATATTTCCGCGTAAACTTAAAAGTAAAATTTACGGTATGA